One part of the Pseudodesulfovibrio sp. S3 genome encodes these proteins:
- a CDS encoding mechanosensitive ion channel domain-containing protein, translating to MDQQLGPVMRKLSEFLLFLEDWLHTNVLTWQMAAQWLSVLVALLLTLGVWRLIRPRMTRWVETYVQSLLVKGLLSGIIHVGGFVLFIMLAQTGAVAFEFADINPWVLDAVSQLTAAGIGIRLLVLAMPNKMLARGTATVIWVFVGLNVLGLFAPFALFLEKMSFTMGETQFTALGALKGMVLAIVFLQAAVILSRFATNRIDAMGDVSPSVQALLSKTIKVVLFTVAILLAMSSVGIDLTSLAIFSSALGVGIGFGLQTIISNYVAGVILLMDRSIKPGDTIEVAGVFGVVRNVFGRYVSVLTRDGKEYLIPNEQFVTSEVINWTYSDTNIRLKIPVGISYGSDVDKAMHLMEESVRGLRRILTSPKPQAMLIEFGDSSVNLELRAWIADANQGVTNIKSEVLIRIWNLFHEHGIEFPFPQRDVLIKPGSALSLTMDKGENDD from the coding sequence ATGGATCAGCAACTGGGACCGGTCATGCGGAAACTGTCCGAGTTTCTTCTGTTTCTGGAGGATTGGCTCCATACGAACGTATTGACATGGCAAATGGCGGCCCAATGGCTCTCGGTGCTGGTGGCCCTGTTGTTGACCCTGGGCGTGTGGCGGCTCATTCGTCCGCGCATGACCCGCTGGGTCGAGACGTATGTTCAGAGCCTGCTGGTCAAGGGACTGCTCTCCGGCATCATACACGTGGGCGGTTTTGTGCTGTTCATCATGTTGGCTCAGACCGGGGCAGTTGCGTTTGAGTTTGCAGACATCAACCCGTGGGTCCTGGACGCAGTCAGCCAGTTGACCGCAGCGGGCATCGGCATCCGGCTGCTGGTCCTTGCCATGCCCAACAAGATGTTGGCCAGGGGTACGGCAACCGTGATCTGGGTGTTCGTCGGGCTGAACGTCCTCGGCCTGTTCGCGCCTTTTGCCCTGTTCCTCGAAAAGATGTCGTTCACCATGGGCGAGACCCAATTCACGGCCCTTGGCGCCCTCAAGGGCATGGTCTTGGCCATCGTGTTCCTGCAGGCGGCGGTCATCCTCTCCCGGTTCGCCACCAATCGCATCGACGCCATGGGTGACGTTTCGCCCTCGGTTCAGGCACTGCTCTCCAAGACCATCAAGGTGGTCCTGTTCACGGTGGCCATCCTCCTGGCCATGTCCAGCGTGGGCATAGACCTGACCAGTCTGGCCATTTTTTCCAGTGCGCTCGGCGTGGGCATCGGCTTTGGGCTGCAGACCATCATTTCCAATTACGTGGCCGGGGTCATCCTGCTCATGGACCGGTCCATCAAGCCCGGCGACACCATCGAGGTGGCCGGTGTGTTCGGCGTGGTGCGCAATGTCTTTGGCCGCTATGTGTCGGTTCTGACCCGCGACGGCAAGGAATATCTCATCCCGAACGAGCAGTTCGTGACCAGTGAGGTCATCAACTGGACCTATTCGGATACCAATATCAGGCTCAAGATTCCGGTGGGTATTTCCTACGGTTCGGACGTGGACAAGGCCATGCATCTCATGGAGGAGTCCGTCAGGGGATTGCGGCGGATTCTGACCTCTCCCAAGCCCCAGGCCATGCTCATCGAGTTCGGGGACAGCTCAGTCAACCTGGAACTGCGGGCCTGGATAGCGGATGCCAATCAGGGCGTGACCAACATCAAGAGCGAGGTGTTGATCCGTATCTGGAATCTGTTCCACGAGCACGGCATAGAGTTTCCGTTCCCGCAGCGCGATGTGCTGATCAAGCCCGGTTCGGCCTTGTCCTTGACCATGGACAAGGGGGAAAATGATGACTGA
- a CDS encoding sulfite exporter TauE/SafE family protein, producing MTFDSIFWVALQSSMILGLVHGINPCGHSWLVLAPFVYGEKRGRRVFSLTLAFASGTTLACLLIGLTLGSISLTIPASFTWYVDVITFTLLLVLGLILIVKPSLLHSHDHDHDHAHEHGHGPHDHAHEHDHHDHHHDHAHGHDHGCACHGPATRSITIWGLFSIGFMNMIVPCPTVALMYTYALDSGSVLKGTAVFGVYAAGTAVALGGVIYAIYKATSLVRTLEQDWVEPLVMRTAGVMTIAFGMYSLYTSV from the coding sequence ATGACATTCGATTCGATATTCTGGGTTGCGCTGCAAAGCAGCATGATTCTCGGACTGGTGCACGGCATCAACCCCTGCGGCCATTCCTGGCTGGTTCTGGCACCGTTTGTCTACGGCGAAAAACGCGGCAGACGGGTGTTCTCCCTGACCCTGGCCTTTGCCTCGGGCACCACCCTGGCCTGCCTGCTCATCGGCCTGACCCTGGGGTCCATATCCCTGACCATCCCGGCCTCGTTCACCTGGTATGTGGACGTGATCACCTTCACGCTGCTGCTCGTGCTGGGGCTTATCCTTATCGTGAAGCCGTCCCTGCTTCACAGTCACGATCATGACCATGACCACGCCCATGAGCACGGCCATGGCCCTCATGACCACGCCCACGAGCACGATCATCACGATCATCATCATGACCACGCCCACGGGCATGACCACGGTTGTGCTTGTCACGGCCCGGCGACCCGGTCCATCACTATCTGGGGACTCTTCTCCATCGGTTTCATGAACATGATCGTGCCCTGTCCGACCGTGGCCCTCATGTATACCTATGCCCTGGATTCCGGCAGTGTTCTCAAGGGAACGGCGGTCTTCGGGGTCTATGCGGCGGGCACGGCCGTGGCGCTGGGCGGGGTCATCTACGCCATCTACAAGGCAACCAGCCTGGTGCGTACCCTGGAGCAGGACTGGGTCGAGCCGCTGGTCATGCGCACGGCGGGAGTCATGACCATCGCCTTCGGCATGTACAGCCTGTATACATCGGTCTAG
- the fosX gene encoding FosX/FosE/FosI family fosfomycin resistance hydrolase, translating into MIEGLSHITLIVRDLTRMTSFLTTIFDAEQVYDSGDSTHSLSRERFFLIGGIWLAIMEGEPLPEQTYNHVAFKIPDSDYEKYEQRIRATGAEVRASRSRTAGEGRSLYFHDDDNHLFELHTGTLEERLKAYSRLP; encoded by the coding sequence ATGATTGAGGGACTGAGCCACATAACCCTGATTGTGCGCGACCTGACGCGCATGACCTCTTTTCTGACCACCATATTCGACGCCGAGCAGGTCTATGACAGCGGCGATTCGACCCACTCCCTGTCCCGAGAACGTTTTTTCCTCATAGGCGGAATATGGCTGGCGATCATGGAGGGGGAACCGCTGCCGGAACAGACCTACAACCATGTGGCCTTCAAAATCCCTGACAGTGATTACGAGAAGTACGAGCAGCGCATCCGGGCCACGGGCGCGGAGGTGCGCGCCAGCCGGTCGAGGACCGCGGGCGAAGGGCGGTCGCTTTATTTTCACGATGACGACAACCACCTCTTCGAACTGCACACCGGCACCCTTGAAGAGAGGCTGAAAGCGTATTCCCGCTTGCCCTGA
- a CDS encoding rhodanese-like domain-containing protein, with protein sequence MRVLTIVVVVVALLMLWDVSWWFGFGVSPLSPYTLKMEVNRKDAPVIIDVRTPAEFELFHIPGAINVPYPASLAELALAAPDPSRPAVVVCMTGHRSPPVVRQMQQGGYTNVHNLTWGMVAWKLFGGDTVSGR encoded by the coding sequence ATGCGTGTATTGACCATCGTTGTCGTTGTCGTCGCCCTGCTGATGCTGTGGGACGTGTCGTGGTGGTTCGGTTTTGGAGTGTCGCCGCTCAGTCCCTATACCCTCAAGATGGAAGTCAACCGGAAGGACGCGCCCGTCATCATTGATGTCCGCACCCCGGCGGAATTCGAACTTTTTCATATCCCCGGTGCGATCAACGTGCCGTATCCGGCTTCATTGGCTGAATTGGCCCTGGCCGCGCCTGACCCGAGCCGCCCGGCGGTGGTGGTGTGCATGACCGGCCACCGTTCGCCCCCGGTGGTCCGTCAGATGCAGCAGGGTGGCTACACCAACGTGCACAACCTGACCTGGGGCATGGTCGCCTGGAAGCTTTTCGGCGGCGATACCGTGTCCGGCCGATGA